The DNA sequence CGGCCCTTCTAGGCGGATGTAGTCATACATGACTCCGGCGACCATGGCCGGACCTTCCGGTCCTTGCTGGTGGCTGATGAGTTTTAGGCCAATGGTGTTGCCGCCTCGCCGCAGCAGGTGGCCCCCGACCGCGAACTCGAGGCTCCGCTGCATGCCGTGTATCCCGTGGCGCGTGATGGCGTTGTCGTCCCCCATGGCCATGTCGCCGGCCGCCGTAAACACCCCGCCTCTCCTCGCATCATCCCCATCGTCATTCACTTGCACCTGCAACCTGCACCTTTCAGAAGCTGCAATGGCGATCCGCAGCGTGTAGTCGCCGTCAGCCTCGACGCTGTCCAGACTGAACCGTATCTGCCATGTCGTTGGCACGGCAACCTGGCCAACCTTTCTGCAGATCAACATATACAGTTACCAAAAAAAAGTTGGTTTGTGTTTTACATTTCAGATACAAGTAATATAAGGCGGCATCATTTACCTTGTGACGTGTGCAAAGAACCAGTCCTTGGATTCGTTGCTTTCACCGACGGTGAAGACGAGATCCTTGTCCGGGTACAACTCGGCGTACCTCTCCCAGAGACCGTACTGCCGGTACCTGTCTCGGTCGCCGACGAAGACCCTGTTGACGTACCTGGGGTCCGGGTCCGGGACGTAGAACTCCGCCGCCGTACGGTCGGGGACGCCAATCTCCCACACCGTCGGGCCGGACCTCGGGGGCTCGAAGACAAGGTCACCGACGGCGACGGCACGGCCAGGCGCTACGGTCAgcggcgacgacggcgagcCGCGGTCGTAGTAGTCTCCAAGAACCCCCGGAACGAAGGCGTACAGGTCGTACACGCCTTCCCTGACGTTGgcgatggtgaaggtgccgtcGGACGCGGCCCTCGTCCAGAACTGGTACCCCTTGCTCTCCGTCGCCCAGGAGCCCGGCTGCCCCGGCGAGGCCAGGCCGACGTAGGCCGCCGCCCCGGCGGGCATGTCGTGCTTCTTGTTCAGGTGCCTGTCGCTGACCAACAGCCTCCCGGTGACGGACCCTCTCTCGGCTGACTTGGGGAAGTCCGGTGACGCCAGGAAGCCGTAGGGCCAGCTCCTCGCCTCGGCCTCCGCCTGCGCCTTGGCGTCCTCCCACAGGTCGCCTGTCTTGGGACCTGAGTTGAGGTAGATGAACACGGGGCCGAGGACCTTCTTCCactcctcgccgtcgtcgatgtCGGCCACCATGTACTTGCCGACATAATGCGTCCCCATAAACATCTGACGCATGGAAAGAAACCATAGTAAGATCATACGAACTTTTCAGTCTACTGATGCTGATGGACACTCCTTTGATTTGGATGGGGCTTACGGTGAGAGATGTGGGGCCGACATGGGAGGTGAGCTCCCGTTTGAGAGGGCCACCGCTCTTGAACTCGTTGCTGGGAGTGATGACCCAGAAACCAATTGGGTTTGGATCGCTGCCGCTGATCCATCCGTGAACAACGTTGTCCTTGTTATCCAGAGAGTACTGGTACTTGTCATCTACCTGCATATGAATGTTCATGCTAGTCACATTCACATCACACTTCCCCCGAAATTTGGAGGTAATTTTGGTTTTTAGTATGTTATCATTATCTAAGTTACTACTAATTTAGAGGCTGGAACTTTGTTCCATTATTATCTAAAAACAGCTAAAGTACTACTGTATATACGTACCTCTCCTCTGAATTGGGGTTCCTTGGGGTCAACCAGCAGAACAGCCTCCTTGTAAGCCAGTGGGACAGCACGAGGTTCTTCTCTGTCCACCGCGCTGGGCATGTACCTCTGTATGTCGTCTGTAATAGCCATGTAATTGAACCTAGTAGCACAGATTTGATGTAGGCAACAGCTCGATCAGTTTTCAGTGGACAATGCAAAGCAGCAGAGAGATGATGATCGATTGTGTTCAGAAACTTAAAAGAGAGATGATACTCACTTTGCCGGGTTAAGCTTGAAGACAAGCCGAGCTTCGGTGATGTTGAGAGCAGGGTAGGCCCTGTCATGCTCAAAGATGGCATAGCAGTAGAACCCAGAGCTACCTCTCAGCATCACAAGCCTGCACCAGCTGTGGTCTTAGCAAACTCCGGAATGAGATAGTTTGGTACCATTTCAGAGATGAGGAAAACAGTATCTAAAACAAGCAGTTCCACAAATCGGAATAGCGTGAAGAATTTGGCACCTCTTGTCGATGTTTAGCCGAATGCTATTTTGATGTGATGGGTTATACGTACTCCTGAAAGAAAGCTCCACTTGGTCTTCACTTGAGGACACTACGTTGAACTCTGTACTATCCAACCTGTATGAGTGTAACCAGTAAATCCTATTTTGTTGCTGCAAATCACAGGATACATGTGGAGTGGACGAGTGGCTTGTTCACTCAAAGCAGAGCTGACAGCCTGACACTTAGTACTCTAAGCTCTGTCATTTGCCTTAGTTCTCCTATAGTCACCTTTGACTCTCAACATTATCATTAAA is a window from the Sorghum bicolor cultivar BTx623 chromosome 5, Sorghum_bicolor_NCBIv3, whole genome shotgun sequence genome containing:
- the LOC8083106 gene encoding probable rhamnogalacturonate lyase B, which encodes MLRGSSGFYCYAIFEHDRAYPALNITEARLVFKLNPAKFNYMAITDDIQRYMPSAVDREEPRAVPLAYKEAVLLVDPKEPQFRGEVDDKYQYSLDNKDNVVHGWISGSDPNPIGFWVITPSNEFKSGGPLKRELTSHVGPTSLTMFMGTHYVGKYMVADIDDGEEWKKVLGPVFIYLNSGPKTGDLWEDAKAQAEAEARSWPYGFLASPDFPKSAERGSVTGRLLVSDRHLNKKHDMPAGAAAYVGLASPGQPGSWATESKGYQFWTRAASDGTFTIANVREGVYDLYAFVPGVLGDYYDRGSPSSPLTVAPGRAVAVGDLVFEPPRSGPTVWEIGVPDRTAAEFYVPDPDPRYVNRVFVGDRDRYRQYGLWERYAELYPDKDLVFTVGESNESKDWFFAHVTRKVGQVAVPTTWQIRFSLDSVEADGDYTLRIAIAASERCRLQVQVNDDGDDARRGGVFTAAGDMAMGDDNAITRHGIHGMQRSLEFAVGGHLLRRGGNTIGLKLISHQQGPEGPAMVAGVMYDYIRLEGPPSSRGVASRGVPLHRVWVQILLVSSLACFLVMSQ